A window from Candidatus Equadaptatus faecalis encodes these proteins:
- a CDS encoding septum formation initiator family protein, producing MRAPRLRYVVLFAVSSFIVAVIAATFSTEVSKIKVLNNSLDKKMTELEKLERTNLELKRRLENAKTSTAVEREARDKYNLLKPGEKMYKIEIRKHGQ from the coding sequence ATGAGAGCGCCGCGTCTGCGCTACGTTGTGCTTTTTGCGGTCAGCAGCTTTATAGTCGCTGTCATTGCGGCGACTTTTTCTACGGAAGTTTCCAAAATAAAAGTTCTCAACAATTCGCTGGACAAAAAAATGACCGAACTTGAGAAACTGGAAAGAACCAATCTGGAACTTAAGCGGAGGCTGGAAAACGCCAAAACAAGCACGGCAGTGGAGCGCGAGGCAAGAGACAAATACAATCTGCTTAAGCCCGGAGAAAAAATGTACAAAATAGAAATCAGGAAGCACGGGCAATAA
- a CDS encoding arginine--tRNA ligase: protein MDTTTELKTLLEKALEKTASENGAALPENFAVRLERPRQEGHGDWATNAAMQLAKPLGKNPRELAQQIVAALGESTLVASAEVAGPGFINLRLSSDWIAGAVKTILAKGENFGHTNDGKGEKVQLEFVSANPTGPLHMGHGRGAAVGDITARLLKFAGYDVTREYYVNDAGLQMELLGKSARARYFEALGREAEAPMPEDGYQGEYLADIAKRYVEKYGESLALKPEEEQQEFFTSETAKIVIESIRKDLSDFGVDFDVWFSEKSLYTANAVPEALESLKKAGYAYEQEQAVWFKSTAFDDDKDRVLIRANGVPTYFMSDVAYLKNKYDRGFEKLIYVWGADHHGYIPRIRSVNTSLGHTDKQLEVLLIQMVNLLRDGKPVQMSKRAGTIVTLREIMDEVGRDATRFFFVMRKSDSTLDFDLELAKKASSENPVFYVQYAYARICSIYRELKERGAELPDVSEFDAGKLSSANEIRLAKVISRMPEEISKAAAELAPHRIAYYAQEIAESFHAFYNSSRILGAEEDVMKARLLLVEAARIVLRSVLEILGISAPEKM, encoded by the coding sequence TTGGATACGACAACTGAACTTAAAACCCTGCTTGAAAAAGCGCTTGAAAAAACAGCTTCGGAAAATGGTGCGGCACTGCCTGAAAATTTCGCGGTAAGGCTTGAACGTCCGCGTCAGGAAGGACACGGAGACTGGGCGACAAACGCTGCTATGCAGCTTGCAAAGCCGCTTGGCAAAAATCCGCGCGAGCTTGCGCAGCAGATTGTTGCAGCGCTTGGAGAAAGCACTCTGGTGGCTTCCGCGGAGGTTGCTGGACCCGGGTTTATAAACTTGCGGCTTTCGTCAGACTGGATTGCCGGCGCGGTAAAAACAATACTTGCCAAAGGGGAAAACTTCGGACACACAAACGACGGAAAAGGCGAAAAAGTTCAGTTGGAATTTGTAAGCGCGAATCCAACAGGACCTCTTCACATGGGACACGGCAGAGGAGCGGCAGTCGGCGACATAACCGCAAGACTGCTGAAATTTGCAGGTTACGACGTTACGCGCGAATACTACGTGAATGACGCAGGGCTTCAAATGGAACTGCTCGGTAAATCCGCCAGAGCGCGCTATTTTGAGGCGCTTGGCAGAGAAGCTGAAGCGCCCATGCCCGAAGACGGCTATCAGGGTGAATACCTTGCAGACATTGCAAAGCGTTACGTTGAAAAATACGGCGAATCTCTCGCTTTAAAGCCTGAAGAGGAACAGCAGGAATTCTTTACAAGCGAAACGGCAAAAATCGTGATCGAATCAATACGCAAAGACTTATCCGATTTTGGCGTAGATTTTGACGTATGGTTCTCCGAAAAATCGCTTTACACGGCGAATGCCGTTCCCGAAGCTTTGGAATCGCTTAAAAAAGCCGGTTACGCCTACGAGCAGGAACAGGCGGTATGGTTCAAATCAACGGCGTTTGACGACGACAAAGACAGGGTGCTTATCCGCGCGAACGGGGTGCCGACGTACTTTATGTCAGACGTTGCCTATCTCAAAAACAAATACGACAGAGGTTTTGAAAAACTGATATACGTGTGGGGCGCAGACCACCACGGCTACATTCCGCGCATACGTTCGGTGAACACGTCATTAGGCCATACGGATAAGCAGCTTGAAGTTCTGCTTATACAAATGGTTAATCTGCTCCGCGACGGCAAACCGGTGCAAATGTCAAAACGCGCCGGAACAATAGTTACCCTGCGCGAAATCATGGACGAAGTCGGACGCGACGCTACCCGCTTCTTCTTTGTCATGCGAAAAAGCGACAGCACGCTTGACTTTGACCTTGAGCTTGCCAAAAAGGCAAGCAGCGAAAACCCCGTCTTCTACGTGCAGTACGCCTACGCGAGAATATGCAGCATATACCGCGAACTTAAAGAACGCGGGGCAGAACTGCCTGACGTATCGGAATTTGACGCCGGAAAACTTTCTTCTGCCAATGAAATCAGGCTCGCGAAGGTTATCTCCCGCATGCCTGAGGAAATCAGCAAAGCCGCGGCGGAGCTTGCGCCGCACCGCATTGCCTACTATGCGCAGGAAATAGCGGAAAGCTTCCACGCGTTCTACAACAGTTCAAGAATACTCGGTGCAGAAGAAGACGTTATGAAAGCGCGTCTGCTGCTTGTCGAAGCAGCGAGAATTGTTTTGCGCAGCGTGCTTGAAATACTCGGAATCTCCGCGCCGGAGAAAATGTAA